The Sporosarcina ureae genome includes a region encoding these proteins:
- a CDS encoding reverse transcriptase-like protein, producing MLEVYIDGASAGNPGLSGIGVYIKGEGQDVRISEPIEPTNNHHAEFQALVRGLEEASKLTTGMVSVRSDSTVVVQSMEKEFVKNEQYAPYLKAALKLVATFDFFFIKWIADSTNKTADTLARQAILMQKKKK from the coding sequence ATGTTGGAAGTGTACATAGATGGTGCTAGCGCAGGCAATCCTGGGTTGAGCGGAATTGGTGTGTATATTAAAGGAGAAGGACAGGACGTTCGGATTAGTGAGCCGATTGAGCCAACGAACAATCATCACGCAGAGTTTCAAGCACTGGTGAGAGGTCTGGAGGAGGCGTCTAAGCTGACGACGGGCATGGTGTCGGTAAGGTCTGATTCGACAGTGGTCGTGCAGTCGATGGAGAAAGAGTTTGTGAAGAACGAGCAGTATGCGCCTTATTTGAAGGCGGCATTGAAACTCGTAGCGACGTTTGATTTTTTCTTTATTAAGTGGATTGCGGACAGCACAAACAAGACGGCGGATACACTTGCACGACAAGCGATATTGATGCAGAAGAAGAAAAAATAG
- a CDS encoding CidA/LrgA family protein has translation MKIVITLLQVGFLYILFLAGEFLQAKLSIPLPGSIIGLLVLWGLLSIRVIPLRWVEKGAYVFLSTLPLYLIPATVGVMDYGHVFAGKGSLLILITIGSTLITMVVASLVSQAMAKRHVKEEGTLS, from the coding sequence GTGAAAATTGTTATCACGCTTTTGCAAGTTGGATTTTTATACATATTATTTCTAGCAGGAGAGTTTTTACAAGCGAAACTTTCCATTCCGTTGCCGGGAAGCATTATCGGTTTGCTCGTGTTATGGGGACTGTTATCGATCCGAGTCATTCCACTTCGCTGGGTGGAAAAAGGCGCGTATGTCTTTCTATCGACTTTGCCGCTGTATCTAATTCCCGCTACGGTGGGTGTGATGGATTATGGCCATGTATTTGCGGGCAAAGGCAGTCTCCTAATCTTGATCACAATCGGTAGTACATTGATCACGATGGTCGTCGCAAGTTTAGTGAGCCAAGCTATGGCCAAGCGTCATGTGAAAGAGGAGGGAACTCTTTCATGA
- a CDS encoding transcription repressor NadR, with amino-acid sequence MRKKVKVAGEQRRDVILQTLKEANHPVTGAELGELTKVSRQVIVSDINLLKAKDEPIMATNQGYLYTRSTKKVKDVEKIIVCKHTPSQTEEELHILVDHGVTVRDVRVEHPVYGDVRASIMVSNRQEVKTFIEQIQQAQAPYLLNLDEGGIHLHAISAPRAEQLHDAEEALKKAGFLVE; translated from the coding sequence TTGAGAAAAAAAGTAAAAGTGGCAGGAGAACAGCGCCGTGATGTAATTCTCCAGACATTAAAAGAAGCAAATCATCCCGTAACGGGTGCAGAATTAGGTGAACTGACAAAAGTCAGCAGACAAGTGATCGTCAGTGATATTAATTTATTGAAGGCAAAAGACGAACCGATCATGGCGACCAATCAAGGATACCTATACACACGGTCAACTAAGAAAGTAAAAGACGTAGAAAAGATCATCGTCTGCAAACATACGCCTAGTCAAACGGAAGAAGAGTTGCACATTTTAGTCGACCACGGCGTAACCGTGAGAGATGTCCGGGTAGAACATCCTGTGTATGGTGATGTGCGTGCATCCATCATGGTATCGAACCGGCAAGAAGTGAAGACATTCATTGAACAAATTCAACAAGCACAAGCTCCTTATCTATTGAATTTGGACGAGGGCGGCATTCATTTACATGCTATTTCCGCTCCACGAGCAGAACAACTACACGATGCAGAAGAAGCATTAAAAAAAGCGGGATTCCTAGTCGAATAG
- a CDS encoding LrgB family protein, translating to MNTVVLALTMILLTVILYFVMNAVYVRLRSPFLVPIMTTTIVVIIVLSLFNASYETYMVGGKWIDALLGPAIVSLCIPLYKQRDIIKKNLLPIFGGVVVGGIVGMMTGVLAARLAGFSTELLASILPKSITSPIAMQIAEELGGIPSLATVLVIIAGLAGILMGPWINRWLKIDTAIGQGIGLGVGAHAIGTSKALEYGEQTASMSSVAMTLSAIIGALAGPLFGIWLFP from the coding sequence ATGAATACAGTAGTACTGGCTCTGACCATGATCTTGTTGACAGTTATCCTATATTTTGTAATGAACGCCGTCTACGTCAGGTTACGTTCGCCTTTTCTAGTCCCTATTATGACAACGACTATTGTGGTGATTATCGTGTTGTCGTTATTCAATGCATCCTATGAAACGTATATGGTAGGAGGCAAATGGATCGACGCATTGCTTGGTCCTGCCATCGTCTCACTGTGCATTCCACTCTATAAGCAGAGAGATATTATCAAGAAAAATCTGTTGCCGATCTTTGGTGGAGTCGTAGTAGGAGGAATTGTCGGGATGATGACAGGTGTCTTAGCAGCGAGACTCGCCGGGTTTTCAACCGAACTTTTAGCGAGTATTTTACCGAAGTCTATTACGTCGCCTATCGCTATGCAAATTGCTGAAGAACTCGGTGGCATTCCTTCGCTAGCGACGGTGTTAGTCATTATCGCCGGACTCGCTGGAATCCTTATGGGTCCGTGGATCAATCGCTGGTTGAAAATTGATACAGCCATTGGACAAGGCATTGGTCTTGGAGTCGGTGCGCATGCTATTGGAACTTCTAAAGCGCTCGAATACGGAGAACAAACGGCTTCCATGAGTTCGGTTGCCATGACGTTATCTGCGATTATCGGTGCACTTGCGGGACCTTTATTCGGTATTTGGTTATTTCCATAA
- a CDS encoding glutamate-5-semialdehyde dehydrogenase → MSEIRDKGKAAKEASIILNVATTEEKNQALQWIAEQLLEEQDQLLAENKKDIDEGREKGIESAVLDRILLTPERIEAMAEGVRLLIDLHDPIGETLEEIHKENGLHIVKKRVPIGVIAMIYEARPNVTMDAASLALKTGNAVVLRGSSSAKYSNLALWRVIQRGLEKSSLPVDSVQLIEDTSRETAKELFTLNDYIDVLIPRGGAKLIQTVIRESTVPVIETGAGNCHVFIDASADEKMAIDIVVNAKTHRPSVCNAIETVLIDSNWLAQHGKRLIHALQEQGVQLQGDEKLQAFDPTIAAVEQNDWSREYLDLTLRVKSVENVQQALEHIATYSTKHSESIITQTDAHAEQFLNSVDAAAVYVNASTRFTDGFEFGYGAEIGISTQKLHARGPMGLEALTSSKFVIRGTGQIR, encoded by the coding sequence ATGAGTGAGATTAGAGATAAAGGTAAAGCCGCAAAAGAAGCGAGTATCATATTGAACGTGGCAACAACTGAAGAGAAAAACCAAGCATTGCAATGGATCGCTGAGCAATTACTAGAAGAACAAGATCAGTTGCTTGCGGAGAATAAAAAAGATATCGATGAAGGGCGCGAAAAAGGAATTGAATCAGCAGTTCTCGATCGAATATTATTAACACCTGAAAGAATTGAAGCGATGGCGGAAGGCGTTCGTCTACTGATCGATTTACATGATCCGATTGGAGAAACGTTAGAAGAAATCCACAAGGAAAACGGCTTGCATATTGTGAAGAAGCGCGTGCCGATCGGTGTCATCGCCATGATTTATGAAGCGCGTCCGAATGTTACGATGGATGCAGCGTCTTTGGCACTGAAAACAGGCAACGCGGTCGTATTGCGCGGAAGTTCTTCTGCTAAATATTCCAATTTAGCGCTATGGCGTGTTATTCAACGTGGACTTGAAAAAAGTTCATTGCCAGTTGATTCTGTTCAGTTAATAGAAGACACAAGTCGAGAAACGGCGAAAGAATTGTTCACACTCAATGACTATATAGATGTCTTGATTCCGCGTGGAGGAGCCAAGTTGATCCAAACTGTCATTCGTGAATCTACAGTACCCGTCATCGAAACAGGCGCAGGGAACTGTCACGTATTTATCGATGCATCCGCTGATGAGAAAATGGCAATCGATATAGTCGTCAATGCGAAAACACATCGTCCGTCGGTTTGTAACGCGATTGAAACGGTTTTGATCGATTCCAACTGGTTAGCGCAACACGGCAAGCGTTTGATCCACGCACTACAAGAGCAAGGCGTTCAATTACAAGGCGACGAAAAACTACAGGCATTTGATCCAACTATCGCAGCTGTTGAACAAAATGATTGGTCAAGAGAATACTTGGACTTGACATTACGCGTAAAGAGCGTGGAAAATGTACAGCAAGCACTAGAACATATTGCTACATATAGTACGAAGCATTCGGAAAGCATTATTACCCAGACGGATGCGCATGCTGAGCAATTTTTGAATAGCGTAGATGCGGCAGCTGTTTACGTCAATGCTTCCACTCGCTTTACGGATGGTTTCGAATTCGGGTATGGTGCAGAAATTGGTATTAGTACACAAAAGCTTCACGCGAGAGGTCCAATGGGATTAGAAGCACTGACTTCTTCGAAATTTGTGATTCGAGGAACCGGACAAATTAGATAA
- the hepT gene encoding type VII toxin-antitoxin system HepT family RNase toxin produces the protein MNDVILNKVTTIERCVNRVHEVYDQSVDNLKDFTKQDSIILNIQRACEASIDLAMHIVSEKKLGVPKASRDAFKMLQEATIIDESLASTLMNMVGFRNIAVHDYQSIDLEILEAIVEKHINDFKDYTKIVLRVL, from the coding sequence ATGAATGATGTGATTTTAAATAAAGTGACAACCATCGAACGTTGTGTGAATCGAGTTCATGAAGTATATGATCAGAGTGTAGATAACCTAAAAGATTTTACTAAGCAAGATAGCATTATTTTAAATATTCAGCGTGCATGTGAAGCTAGTATCGATTTGGCAATGCATATCGTCAGTGAAAAGAAGTTAGGCGTACCAAAAGCAAGTCGTGATGCATTTAAGATGTTGCAAGAAGCTACTATTATTGATGAATCATTAGCCAGTACACTAATGAATATGGTAGGTTTTAGGAATATTGCTGTACATGATTATCAATCAATAGATTTAGAGATTTTGGAAGCAATTGTAGAAAAGCATATTAACGACTTTAAAGACTATACGAAAATCGTCTTACGTGTTCTTTAG
- the proB gene encoding glutamate 5-kinase, with product MKRQRIVVKIGSSSLTNDSGEIDQVKFNDHVDALAMLKNVGHEVIVVSSGAVAAGFARLGYSSRPQTIKGKQAAAAVGQSLLIQSYIERFSSHKVIPAQILLTRHDFADRDRYRNAFAAMSELLDRGIMPIINENDTVSIDELTFGDNDMLSALVSGFLHADQLIILTDVNGIYTSNPRTDPDAVRLSKLDEISDELLGGADDVGSKVGTGGMRSKLLAARTAHTLAVPVFIGTGRGPSKLLDILKGYGDGTYISSPAANTINTKRQWIALHSESTGRLYVDQGAEEAIVHNGRSLLPAGVFKVQGNFKVGEVVEVFGLDGLIGKGEVTYSSEQLKQTISNKDKLEEFKPMLEVIHRDRWVQV from the coding sequence ATGAAGAGACAGCGAATTGTTGTGAAAATCGGTAGCAGCTCGTTAACAAATGATAGTGGAGAAATCGATCAGGTAAAATTCAATGATCATGTCGATGCCTTGGCGATGCTAAAAAACGTAGGGCATGAAGTCATTGTCGTCTCGTCAGGAGCCGTAGCGGCAGGCTTTGCGCGTCTCGGCTATTCCTCCCGTCCGCAGACGATCAAAGGGAAACAAGCCGCAGCAGCGGTAGGGCAGAGTTTGTTAATACAATCTTATATCGAAAGATTCAGCTCGCATAAAGTCATTCCGGCACAAATTTTATTGACACGTCATGACTTTGCCGACCGTGATCGATACCGCAATGCATTTGCGGCGATGTCTGAATTACTTGACCGTGGCATCATGCCGATCATTAACGAAAATGATACGGTATCCATTGACGAGTTAACGTTTGGGGATAATGATATGCTATCCGCATTAGTCAGTGGCTTTTTGCACGCGGATCAATTGATTATTTTAACCGATGTCAACGGCATCTACACGAGTAATCCGCGAACTGATCCAGATGCTGTACGATTGAGTAAGCTAGATGAAATTTCGGATGAACTGCTTGGTGGTGCGGATGACGTCGGCTCCAAAGTCGGTACAGGCGGTATGCGTTCGAAGTTACTAGCTGCACGAACGGCTCACACGCTAGCCGTTCCGGTCTTCATCGGAACAGGTCGCGGTCCATCAAAATTGCTAGATATTTTAAAAGGGTATGGAGACGGCACGTATATTTCCAGTCCGGCTGCCAACACGATCAATACGAAGCGCCAATGGATTGCACTTCATTCTGAATCGACAGGCCGTTTGTACGTAGATCAAGGTGCCGAAGAAGCAATTGTTCATAATGGACGCAGTTTATTGCCGGCAGGCGTCTTTAAAGTACAAGGGAATTTTAAAGTTGGGGAAGTAGTGGAAGTATTCGGTTTAGATGGTTTGATCGGTAAGGGCGAAGTCACTTATTCGTCTGAACAATTAAAACAAACGATTTCTAATAAGGATAAATTGGAAGAATTCAAGCCGATGCTAGAAGTCATTCACCGAGACCGCTGGGTACAAGTATAA
- the mntA gene encoding type VII toxin-antitoxin system MntA family adenylyltransferase antitoxin codes for MLSEEIKKELVDLLNERVNPSFILIFGSHGKGTAREDSDIDLGYYAVDLLSSYERFILAGELAQVAKREVDLVNIREVDTVFAMQIFSTGKLLSCRDENEFVKQRMKAFSMYINLNQQRADVLESIRERGSVFGDE; via the coding sequence ATGCTATCTGAAGAAATAAAAAAAGAACTTGTAGACTTGCTAAATGAACGAGTAAATCCGTCATTTATTTTAATATTTGGGTCTCATGGAAAAGGCACTGCTAGAGAAGACAGTGATATTGATTTGGGTTATTATGCAGTTGATTTACTTTCATCATATGAACGTTTTATATTAGCGGGTGAACTAGCACAAGTTGCTAAAAGGGAGGTCGATTTAGTCAATATTCGAGAGGTAGATACAGTATTTGCTATGCAAATTTTTTCAACTGGTAAGTTACTTTCTTGCCGTGATGAAAATGAGTTTGTAAAACAGCGAATGAAGGCTTTTAGTATGTACATTAACCTTAACCAGCAACGAGCAGATGTATTAGAAAGCATTCGGGAAAGAGGGAGTGTGTTCGGCGATGAATGA
- a CDS encoding AAA family ATPase: protein MKIKRTCYDSFYPFKILSKNSLETIVFEPVTVLYGGNGSGKSTALNVIAEKTGIKRDSIYNKSNFYPDYVSMCEMQLKEDIPENSRIITSDDVFDYMLNIRNLNEGIDQKREKLFEEYLDAKHSHFQMKSMEDYEQLKKVNTARSKTQSRFVRNELMDNVREYSNGESAFLYFTEKVGDNGLYILDEPENSLSPKRQVELVKFIEESARFFGCQFIISTHSPFLLSMNGAKIYNLDEKPVKVRRWTELENIRTYYEFFKKHENKF, encoded by the coding sequence ATGAAAATAAAAAGAACGTGCTATGACTCGTTTTACCCATTTAAAATTTTATCAAAGAATAGCCTTGAAACGATTGTTTTTGAGCCAGTGACGGTTTTATATGGTGGAAATGGCTCTGGAAAATCTACTGCATTAAATGTGATAGCAGAAAAAACAGGAATCAAACGGGATTCTATCTATAATAAATCTAATTTCTATCCTGATTATGTCAGTATGTGTGAAATGCAGCTTAAAGAAGATATTCCCGAAAATAGCAGGATTATTACTAGTGATGATGTATTTGACTATATGTTGAATATCCGGAATCTCAATGAGGGAATAGACCAAAAAAGAGAAAAACTTTTTGAGGAATATTTGGATGCGAAACATTCCCATTTTCAGATGAAATCTATGGAAGATTACGAGCAGTTAAAAAAGGTTAACACAGCTAGAAGTAAAACACAGTCCCGTTTTGTGAGAAATGAATTAATGGATAATGTGAGGGAATATTCGAATGGGGAAAGTGCATTCCTATATTTCACTGAAAAGGTTGGCGATAATGGACTTTATATTTTGGATGAGCCGGAAAACAGTCTTTCTCCAAAACGCCAGGTGGAATTGGTGAAATTTATTGAAGAATCTGCCCGTTTCTTTGGATGTCAGTTTATCATATCAACACATTCTCCATTTCTACTATCCATGAATGGGGCAAAAATTTATAATCTTGACGAAAAACCTGTTAAGGTGAGACGCTGGACGGAATTAGAAAATATCCGTACATACTATGAATTTTTCAAAAAACATGAAAACAAGTTTTGA
- the nadC gene encoding carboxylating nicotinate-nucleotide diphosphorylase: MNRIKLVSMLEQFFIEDVGDGDLSAHTLFPANAIGEMHIISKTSGVFCGVDVITTGFHVMDPSVEVTCQVEDGDKIVDRQVLAKIKGSVRSLLTAERVILNCIQRMTAIATKTADLTALLAETETRVCDTRKTAPGLRMLDKYAVRTGGGFNHRNGLYDAVMLKDNHLAYAGSITHAVQLLRTRLGHTVKIEVEIESLAQLQEAIEANVDIIMFDNRTPEQITDWLPLVPSHIITEASGMITEETIASYGKTGIDYISVGALTHSVIAADISATIQLTTQGD, from the coding sequence ATGAACAGAATCAAATTGGTCTCGATGCTTGAACAGTTTTTCATAGAAGATGTAGGAGATGGCGATCTATCAGCTCATACATTATTTCCTGCGAACGCAATAGGTGAAATGCACATCATCTCTAAAACTTCAGGTGTATTTTGCGGAGTAGATGTCATCACGACAGGTTTTCACGTGATGGATCCTTCTGTAGAAGTCACGTGCCAAGTAGAGGATGGCGATAAAATAGTAGACAGACAAGTACTCGCGAAAATAAAAGGTTCTGTCAGAAGTCTGTTGACTGCGGAACGTGTCATCTTAAATTGTATCCAGCGAATGACTGCGATTGCGACGAAAACGGCTGACCTCACCGCGTTATTAGCGGAAACGGAAACTAGAGTGTGTGATACACGCAAGACAGCGCCTGGGCTTCGCATGCTCGATAAATATGCGGTTCGAACGGGTGGCGGGTTTAATCACCGGAATGGTTTATATGACGCAGTGATGCTAAAAGATAATCACTTAGCGTATGCAGGATCTATAACACATGCTGTGCAACTGCTGAGGACCCGATTAGGTCATACCGTGAAAATAGAGGTAGAAATCGAATCGCTAGCGCAACTACAGGAAGCTATTGAAGCAAACGTAGATATTATTATGTTTGATAACCGAACGCCCGAACAAATTACGGACTGGTTACCACTCGTACCTTCGCATATCATAACTGAAGCTTCTGGCATGATTACGGAGGAGACGATCGCTTCATATGGCAAGACAGGAATTGATTACATATCGGTCGGCGCATTGACGCATTCCGTCATTGCAGCGGACATTAGTGCTACTATACAACTCACTACACAGGGGGACTGA
- the nadA gene encoding quinolinate synthase NadA, whose translation MSMLELIKEQANAMLPERYKQYTVSEMEEKIRTIKQTLGNKLFIPGHHYQKNEVIQFADATGDSLQLAQICAANEQAEHIVFCGVHFMAETADILTTENQTVYLPDMRAGCSMADMADIYQTERAWKDLQERFGDTILPLTYVNSTAAIKAFVGRNGGATVTSSNAKEIVQWAFTQKKRILFLPDQHLGRNTAYELGVPLEHMAVWNPITDILEYEGQDEECQVILWKGHCSVHENFTVENIRQLRENDSDRRIIVHPECSHEVVMQSDDNGSTKYIIDQIEAAAPGTKWAIGTEMNLVNRLIENHPDLDIISLNPLMCPCLTMNRIDLPHLLWSLESIMEGAEQNIIKVDAATSADAIDALDRMLQRK comes from the coding sequence ATGTCGATGTTGGAACTGATAAAAGAACAAGCAAACGCTATGTTGCCCGAACGATATAAGCAGTATACGGTTAGCGAAATGGAAGAAAAGATTCGGACGATTAAGCAAACACTAGGAAATAAATTATTTATTCCTGGCCATCACTACCAGAAAAACGAAGTGATTCAATTTGCAGATGCTACAGGAGATTCATTGCAACTAGCACAAATTTGCGCCGCGAACGAACAAGCGGAACATATCGTGTTTTGTGGCGTGCACTTCATGGCGGAAACAGCGGATATCTTAACAACGGAAAATCAAACCGTCTATTTACCGGATATGCGTGCCGGCTGTTCGATGGCAGACATGGCGGACATCTACCAGACGGAACGAGCGTGGAAAGACTTGCAAGAACGTTTTGGCGATACGATTCTTCCACTAACATACGTGAATTCAACGGCAGCCATTAAGGCGTTCGTTGGTCGTAATGGAGGCGCAACCGTCACTTCGTCGAACGCGAAAGAAATCGTCCAATGGGCTTTCACCCAGAAAAAACGGATTTTATTCTTACCGGATCAGCATTTGGGACGTAACACAGCGTATGAACTCGGTGTGCCTCTTGAGCATATGGCGGTATGGAATCCGATTACAGATATTCTTGAATACGAAGGACAAGACGAAGAGTGTCAAGTGATTTTATGGAAAGGCCATTGCTCCGTTCATGAAAACTTTACAGTAGAAAATATTCGTCAGCTACGTGAAAATGATTCTGATCGTCGAATTATTGTTCATCCTGAATGTTCACATGAAGTCGTGATGCAGTCTGATGATAATGGCTCAACCAAGTATATTATTGATCAAATTGAAGCAGCCGCTCCTGGTACGAAATGGGCAATTGGCACAGAAATGAATTTAGTTAATCGGTTGATAGAAAATCATCCCGACTTAGATATCATTTCATTAAATCCTTTAATGTGTCCTTGTTTAACGATGAACCGTATTGATTTGCCACATTTACTATGGAGTCTCGAAAGTATAATGGAAGGCGCTGAGCAAAATATTATCAAAGTCGATGCGGCTACTTCGGCGGATGCGATCGATGCGCTAGACCGTATGCTACAGCGAAAGTAA
- a CDS encoding cold-shock protein: MHQGKVKWFSSDKGYGFIEADDGEDVFVHFTGIATDGFKTLAEGQTVSFEVIEGNRGPQAANVSTLEDEV; this comes from the coding sequence ATGCACCAAGGTAAAGTGAAGTGGTTCAGCAGTGACAAAGGGTATGGGTTTATCGAAGCGGATGATGGTGAAGATGTATTTGTACATTTTACCGGAATTGCTACGGATGGATTCAAGACACTGGCTGAAGGTCAAACAGTTTCTTTTGAAGTAATTGAAGGAAATCGTGGTCCACAGGCGGCTAACGTATCGACTCTTGAGGATGAAGTATAA
- a CDS encoding IscS subfamily cysteine desulfurase, translated as MHYFDYAATTPLREEAASVYVSVSQQQFGNTTSLHDVGGAALNVLAHSRQNLSALLGVRSEGLYFTSGGTESNTLALVSLAESAKNKGQHMILSAAEHPSLHSAAAYLERQGFRTTTIPFTTAGIIDLQALEDAITDQTTVVSVQHCNPEIGTIQPIRSISKLLKPKGIYLHSDCVQSFGKLSMRDISPYVDSLSVSSHKVHGPKGVGAVYIDPRIRAVPLFPGATQEKGFRGGTVNVPGIAAFVTAAELAHPNEAKYRALRALFMNILSARPEAFTIYTSPQSSEQLPQIIGLCAKHSEGQRIMLELNRRGFAVSTGSACQVGQQQSSMTMSAMNIPAHLAKGFVRISFGETSTSENATQLAKALLEVAVSAQTPIDIL; from the coding sequence TTGCATTACTTTGATTACGCTGCCACGACACCTCTTCGTGAAGAAGCCGCTTCAGTCTATGTGTCAGTCTCTCAACAACAGTTTGGCAACACGACGAGCTTGCACGACGTAGGAGGGGCCGCACTAAACGTATTGGCCCATAGTAGACAAAACTTGTCTGCACTTCTTGGCGTACGTTCTGAAGGGCTATACTTTACTTCAGGCGGGACGGAAAGCAACACGCTTGCCTTAGTATCTTTAGCGGAGTCGGCAAAGAACAAAGGACAGCATATGATTCTTTCGGCCGCGGAACATCCTTCTCTTCATTCAGCTGCAGCGTATCTGGAAAGACAAGGCTTCCGTACGACGACAATCCCTTTTACAACGGCAGGCATCATCGATTTACAAGCACTTGAAGATGCCATTACGGACCAAACGACTGTCGTATCCGTGCAACATTGCAATCCGGAGATCGGTACCATTCAACCCATCCGATCTATATCGAAACTACTAAAACCTAAAGGCATTTATTTGCATAGCGACTGTGTACAATCATTCGGTAAATTATCTATGCGTGACATCTCTCCATATGTAGACAGCTTGTCGGTATCCAGCCATAAAGTGCACGGTCCAAAAGGCGTCGGTGCCGTCTATATCGATCCACGCATTCGTGCAGTCCCGCTATTCCCAGGTGCTACGCAAGAGAAAGGATTTAGAGGCGGGACGGTGAATGTACCCGGAATTGCTGCATTCGTTACGGCAGCTGAACTGGCACATCCTAATGAAGCAAAGTATCGTGCATTGCGCGCTCTCTTCATGAACATACTCTCTGCACGTCCTGAAGCATTTACTATCTATACTAGTCCGCAGTCGTCTGAACAACTTCCGCAAATTATCGGTCTATGCGCCAAACACTCAGAAGGACAGCGCATTATGTTAGAATTAAATAGAAGAGGATTTGCGGTGTCGACAGGCAGTGCTTGTCAAGTCGGTCAGCAACAGTCATCTATGACGATGAGCGCGATGAATATACCCGCCCACTTAGCGAAAGGATTTGTTCGGATTTCATTTGGCGAGACGTCGACTAGCGAAAACGCCACCCAATTAGCAAAAGCGTTGCTCGAAGTGGCGGTATCTGCACAAACCCCGATAGATATTTTATAG
- a CDS encoding zinc-finger domain-containing protein: MDKVVVMKEINQLLDIYCEGCYVKKQLTNERGKTGAHQFCISDCTVGDQLQFLGREINKISTAPNK, encoded by the coding sequence ATGGATAAAGTAGTTGTCATGAAAGAAATTAATCAATTGCTCGATATATATTGTGAAGGTTGTTACGTCAAAAAACAACTAACAAACGAACGTGGCAAAACAGGCGCGCATCAATTTTGTATTTCCGACTGTACTGTAGGAGACCAGCTACAATTCCTTGGAAGAGAAATCAACAAGATCAGTACGGCTCCAAATAAATAA